Proteins from one Bacillota bacterium genomic window:
- the fliQ gene encoding flagellar biosynthesis protein FliQ: protein MTEDFIISLGRDALVTTVLVALPAMALALLTGLVISIFQATTQIHEQTLAFAPKIIAVMAALALFGPWMLTVMLDFTSRVFLMLPGLMR from the coding sequence GTGACAGAGGACTTCATCATCTCCCTGGGCCGTGATGCGCTGGTGACCACCGTGCTGGTGGCCTTGCCTGCAATGGCACTGGCGCTCCTGACAGGACTGGTGATCAGCATCTTCCAGGCCACCACGCAGATCCATGAGCAAACCCTGGCCTTCGCCCCCAAGATCATAGCCGTCATGGCGGCGCTGGCACTCTTCGGCCCATGGATGCTCACGGTGATGCTGGACTTCACCAGCAGGGTGTTCCTGATGCTGCCGGGACTCATGCGGTAA